The following nucleotide sequence is from Aspergillus luchuensis IFO 4308 DNA, chromosome 1, nearly complete sequence.
GCATTGATCCATTCTCTCGTCGTCAGGTCCTTGGCAGCCATGTTGACCCGCTTCAAACAAGTATCAGGCTTTCAATGGATGTCTGCAGGGCCACGGCTGACAAGTGtgagaagcagcaggtgGCTTGACTGGGGGATACTAAATAAATACTTCTAGACCTTATCATTTCTACCGGCGCGGAAAAACCTCTGCGGGGAACCAAATCCTCCTGCGGAGACTGGGGGTGCTGAGTCACCGTGAGATTTGATTGGCCCATCAGCCCAGCTGACTGGTACATGCCATGGTTGATAAGGCGTGCTCGTGTACTCGTATGACACACGGGTGGCTTCCGCTGGTCCAGAGATGTTGAATGACATTGTGTTTCATTGCATCGGTGCTATAGTATATAGGCTACATGTAAGCCATCACTCAAGCTCGATCTAGCACTACGGCTCGTGCCCATGTCCGTCACTATCCCAGCTTGCCCAAGTCTCAGGACTATACCTCCATTGGCACGCTTAGGCTCTTCCAAAACGCACAATCCTGAACCGAGTTCGGCGGCACAGCCTCCATCGCAGTATTATTCGTCTGCAGCCGGAGACGCTGCCCATCCCCCCACGTATTCCACTCTGGCGCTGCTGCATATCGATATGTATTCGGGTTCAGTGCCTGGACAAAGCTGATGAAGTAATGCATCGTAACGGGGATTATAGCTGCATTATAACTCAGATACGACGAGTCACTGCTGAGAGTCCCGGTCGATCCTGCTCCGAAGATCGCGGGTAGCTCAAACGTGTGCGGGACACCGATGCCACCAGCGATGTTTGACTCGTCGATAATGTTGACACGGTAATTCCACACTGCATTGGGTAAGTATCTGGCAGCTGATGACGCTACATGATTTCCAGGACAAGTAAATGTTGCGTCCCCATatgctgcggaggaagcACCAAAGTATGCTGCGTGCCGTGGCAGCAGCTTGCCCCGAGGATAAACTTGATTGATGGTGTCAAGTTGCTGGGAATTGAGATTCGGATAGTTATTCTTGAAAAATTGCGACACATCTGCACTGCTGCTAGCGTTGTAGGCAAAATTAGAGCCTTCGTCGGTATCGTCGCCTACCAAGACGGGAACCTTGATGAAGTTGCCTGCGTCGAACGCGTGGTACAACTCGTGCGGAATTAGATTGCCGTCGGTCACAGGGAGAAAGTACCAATCTGGTAGCGGGGAACTACTTCCCccagggaagggagaggcaGTATTCCCTTTCTGAATGGTTGCAATGTCCTGTGTTCGCAGGCACTCCAGGGGATCACGAGCAGTAGAACAGCCTGTGTCATTGAGGAATCGTTCGAACTGGAACTCCATCTCCGACACTGTTCGTTGGGTCGGCCAAAAAGACGATTCAGCAATTGCACCGATGAACAACCCTTCATCCTTACCACTGTAGGCGGATAAATGGTATGCAACGGAGCCAGCACCCGCCGACACCCCATGGATCACGACGTGGTCGGGATCGCCCCCGAACTGTTAACGTCAGCGCCGCTGCAATATCTGCATGTCTACAAGTATTACCTTCTCGATGTATTGTTTGACCCATCTGAGAGCTTTGCGCTGGTCAAGCAGTCCGGCATTCAAGTCCCCGTTCTGCCTAATCTGTTCACTGGCCAGGAAGCCAAGGGCACCAACACGATAATTGAATGTTACAAATACGATCGCGTCACCAGACTGTTGTATCACCTGTGTTCCATTGTAATTGGCATTGGAATTCTCTGCGTAGCCACCGCCCTGTATGAAGAGCCAAACAGGTAGCTTTGATTGAGACGTGGCTGTGGACGGCTTGAAAACATTGATAAACAGGCAGTCTTCGCTTATTTCGCCAGGCGACTCTTCCTCGTCTACCCCGATGCAAATTGGCCCATACTGGAAAGAGTATTAGAGGGGTATCAGTTGACATTAGAACGGAAAGCCAGAATATTACCTCCGTCGCACTCTGAAGCGTTTGATTCGCAGACGGATCCCGGGGCGCCCGAAATCTCAGATCACCAATGGGCGGAGATGCATAGCGCATCCCAAGAAACTCGTCGACTCCGCCTTCTAGACGGACGCCTTGATACTTGGCATACTTGAGATCGACTACGGGCTGTCCGCTATGGTTTGTTGCGGTTGGAAGACCGCAAACAGTAGAGAACAACGAAGCTAGGTAGACCAGACGTATCATTGTCGTGAGAGGCGAATTGAATGCCGATCGTAGGTTCAAAGCGTGCGTGATGACTGGAAGGCGATCTCGGCATACTTTAAGTAACCCTTACACTCAGAACCACGGCCATAGTCCGCGGTTCGTCATGTACGCCGGACACATGGAAAGTGACATCCTTTATTATATCAGCCTGAATTGCACGCTCGCCTGATGTGCCACTCAAACATAGAAAAGCAGTGGGGTCTGCATGCGGGGGAGTAAATAATCCAGGAATGGGAATGTCCGCACGGGCCCGGTCGATTTTAGCCCGAGGCGTCGAAGTGCGGGGACCACTTTGGGCTGGCTGAAGCATTCCATCCACGGATTGCAGTCCCTCTTAGGCTATTGTCCTCTTCACTTGCAATGGAGGTTTTATCCACCATTCTATCGTGTCCAACATTTTAATCTCCCATATCGGGTTGGCTCATGATGACGGTGTAGCTACAATTGTGCTCCAGTAAACAATCGCGTTAGATTCTAGGACATTATCATCACAATTGAATGGACGGATGCGCACAATGCTTGCTGGCAGTCAGACACGAGGCTATGGTTCATAACTGAGTGCAGTTCATACGGGAAGAATAAGCACGAAAAGCCTCCCGGAACCAGAATCCTCGCCGTTGGAAGTCATATGCACCCTGACCCGCGGTAAAGTGCAAATAAGGCCGAATGGGATACATATCACCCTGTCAAATGCATTGGTACATTGTAATCGTACATGCATCTTCAGCAATGCCACTCATCAACGTATTCCTTAGGAAGAATAATATCGAGGACCGTAGGGCATTGGCCATATACCGA
It contains:
- a CDS encoding uncharacterized protein (COG:T;~EggNog:ENOG410PM0V;~InterPro:IPR019819,IPR019826,IPR002018,IPR029058;~MEROPS:MER0033198;~PFAM:PF00135;~SECRETED:SignalP(1-16);~antiSMASH:Cluster_1.5), coding for MIRLVYLASLFSTVCGLPTATNHSGQPVVDLKYAKYQGVRLEGGVDEFLGMRYASPPIGDLRFRAPRDPSANQTLQSATEYGPICIGVDEEESPGEISEDCLFINVFKPSTATSQSKLPVWLFIQGGGYAENSNANYNGTQVIQQSGDAIVFVTFNYRVGALGFLASEQIRQNGDLNAGLLDQRKALRWVKQYIEKFGGDPDHVVIHGVSAGAGSVAYHLSAYSGKDEGLFIGAIAESSFWPTQRTVSEMEFQFERFLNDTGCSTARDPLECLRTQDIATIQKGNTASPFPGGSSSPLPDWYFLPVTDGNLIPHELYHAFDAGNFIKVPVLVGDDTDEGSNFAYNASSSADVSQFFKNNYPNLNSQQLDTINQVYPRGKLLPRHAAYFGASSAAYGDATFTCPGNHVASSAARYLPNAVWNYRVNIIDESNIAGGIGVPHTFELPAIFGAGSTGTLSSDSSYLSYNAAIIPVTMHYFISFVQALNPNTYRYAAAPEWNTWGDGQRLRLQTNNTAMEAVPPNSVQDCAFWKSLSVPMEV